In Pseudomonas sp. PDM14, a genomic segment contains:
- a CDS encoding glycosyltransferase family 4 protein translates to MFYVNARFLTQAITGVQRYSLEISLQLKQLMPTIRFVAPGNIVHPELARQLDVQIIGSRTGHAWEQIDLPQFLRRNGSPLLINLANTAPLLYGNKISTLHDVAFERFPENFSWKFRLAYQLATPWNIRRSLKVLTVSHFSKQEICAIYNTPADKVVVIPNAVSGSFQPRPNSAAQPYLLAVSSLNQQKNFHGLIDAFSLLEQNSHALYIVGSLNKNFADPGLLRKIESDSRIKLLGRVSDEQLIDLYSGAAAFIYPSFYEGFGLPPLEAQACGCPVIVANAASLPEVCGDSALYCSPHDVRDIADRIDQLIADPELAQSLREKGTHNITRYSWKTSAASLLQVIREFQ, encoded by the coding sequence TTGTTCTATGTCAACGCGCGCTTTTTGACGCAAGCCATCACCGGCGTTCAACGTTATTCCCTGGAAATCAGCCTGCAGCTCAAGCAGCTCATGCCAACGATTCGGTTCGTCGCACCGGGCAACATCGTGCACCCCGAACTGGCCAGGCAGCTGGACGTGCAGATCATCGGCAGCCGCACCGGCCATGCCTGGGAGCAGATCGATCTGCCGCAATTCCTCAGGCGCAATGGTTCGCCGTTGCTGATCAACCTGGCCAATACCGCACCGCTTTTATATGGCAACAAGATCTCGACGCTGCATGACGTCGCCTTCGAGCGGTTCCCCGAAAACTTCTCCTGGAAGTTCCGCCTGGCCTACCAATTGGCCACACCTTGGAATATCAGACGCTCGCTCAAAGTGCTGACCGTCAGCCACTTTTCCAAGCAGGAAATCTGCGCGATCTACAACACGCCGGCTGACAAGGTGGTGGTCATTCCCAATGCGGTCTCCGGCTCGTTTCAACCACGGCCGAACAGCGCTGCGCAGCCCTACCTGCTGGCGGTGTCGTCGCTGAATCAGCAGAAGAACTTTCATGGCCTGATCGACGCGTTCAGCTTGCTCGAACAGAACAGCCACGCGCTCTACATCGTCGGTTCGCTGAACAAGAACTTCGCCGACCCCGGTCTGCTGCGCAAGATCGAGTCGGACAGCCGCATCAAGCTGCTGGGGCGCGTCTCTGACGAACAACTGATCGACCTCTACAGCGGTGCCGCGGCCTTCATCTACCCGTCGTTCTACGAGGGTTTCGGCCTTCCGCCACTGGAAGCCCAGGCCTGCGGCTGCCCGGTCATCGTCGCCAACGCGGCGAGCCTGCCGGAAGTCTGTGGCGACTCCGCGCTGTACTGCTCGCCCCATGACGTGCGTGACATTGCCGACAGGATCGACCAGCTCATCGCTGATCCCGAGCTGGCGCAAAGCCTCAGGGAAAAAGGCACCCACAACATCACCCGCTACAGCTGGAAAACATCTGCCGCCAGCCTTCTTCAGGTAATCAGGGAGTTCCAATGA
- the galE gene encoding UDP-glucose 4-epimerase GalE, which yields MNDTVLVTGGAGYIGSHTTLALLEANYDVVVLDNLSNSSAESLRRVAQICGRKPEFVQGDIRDTTLLNDLFSRRTFTAVLHFAGLKAVGESVRKPMDYYDNNVVGSMCLCQAMARAEVFWLAFSSSATVYGEPTRMPICEDYPTNMPTNPYGRSKLMVERMLSDLCASDARWSIALLRYFNPIGAHSSGMIGEDPNGIPNNLLPYISQVAIGKIEQLPVYGGDYPTIDGTGVRDYIHVQDLADGHLKALHGIRSRSGVHIWNLGTGIGYSVLQMIHAFEQASGRPVPYQLVPRRAGDIAECWADPGKAARELGWQARRGLQEMMQDTWRWQSANPQGYAH from the coding sequence ATGAACGACACCGTTCTGGTCACGGGGGGAGCCGGCTACATCGGCTCTCATACGACACTGGCGCTGTTGGAGGCGAACTACGACGTGGTGGTGCTCGACAACCTCAGCAACAGCTCTGCCGAATCGCTGCGACGAGTAGCGCAGATCTGCGGCAGGAAACCTGAATTCGTTCAGGGCGACATTCGCGATACAACCCTGCTGAATGATCTGTTCTCCCGTCGCACCTTTACCGCTGTGCTGCATTTCGCGGGTCTGAAAGCCGTCGGGGAAAGCGTGCGCAAGCCCATGGACTATTACGACAACAACGTCGTGGGCAGCATGTGTCTATGCCAGGCCATGGCACGAGCAGAGGTGTTCTGGCTGGCGTTCAGCTCATCGGCAACGGTGTACGGCGAACCGACACGAATGCCCATTTGCGAAGACTACCCGACCAACATGCCAACCAATCCCTACGGGCGCTCCAAACTGATGGTGGAGCGGATGCTGAGCGACCTGTGCGCATCCGACGCGCGCTGGAGTATCGCCCTGTTGCGCTACTTCAACCCGATCGGTGCGCACAGCAGCGGCATGATTGGTGAAGACCCCAACGGCATCCCCAACAACCTGCTGCCCTACATCAGTCAGGTGGCCATCGGAAAAATCGAGCAGCTGCCGGTATATGGCGGCGACTACCCCACCATCGACGGCACCGGCGTGCGCGACTACATCCATGTTCAGGATCTGGCGGACGGCCACCTGAAAGCATTGCACGGCATCAGGAGCCGCAGTGGTGTGCACATCTGGAACCTCGGCACCGGTATCGGTTACAGCGTCCTGCAGATGATCCACGCCTTCGAACAGGCCAGCGGCCGACCCGTACCTTATCAACTGGTACCACGCCGCGCCGGCGATATCGCCGAGTGCTGGGCCGACCCCGGCAAGGCCGCCAGGGAGCTGGGCTGGCAAGCCCGGCGTGGCCTGCAGGAAATGATGCAGGACACCTGGCGCTGGCAATCAGCCAATCCTCAGGGATACGCGCACTAA
- a CDS encoding acyltransferase family protein, whose amino-acid sequence MRKEHTMMKANATDFRVDINGLRAWAVVSVVLFHFGIAGMSGGFIGVDVFFVISGFLMTGIIIKGLERNDACATRPFSILGFYLSRARRIMPALLGLCLVLTVAGWFVLPSLDYEKLGKHVLSALTFVSNIVLWREDGYFDSASRDKLLLHTWSLSVEWQFYLLLPVMMALVWKIRPGRKTQLIAIAAALLASLLLCVLVTPIKPVPAFYLLPTRAWEMLAGGVVFLLARELRLGSRQRQLLEASGFALVIGSCILFDEGSAWPGWRALVPVMGAMLILAAARQSSIWTATPVAQWLGNCSYSLYLWHWPVVVALNYLQLQEQPGAIAIGLLASLILGALSYRLVEQSASRILNRMRAGLSAVSLAAASLALLLPGLAIAIMHGIPGRLPGTIEQVFNAAQNINPRRDECLPNERSTAVPRCTYGGAKLGAIVVGDSHAAALVRAVERSLPSTKLHILDMTMSHCPTIAGIKSVGDPAYTCGGFVSQVANDDDPALQDSPVIIINRTSNALFGPNEPEKFRQLSVPSLYLTEPFASRSPEYLETMREGIIATACALARHRQVYMLRPIPELKVDVPKIMGRALLRGEQLRVSISLEEYHQRNAFAWRTQDLATERCGVKILDPLPYLCRDGRCYGDRDGQPIYSDDDHMNERGGDLLTPLFRQVFDPVVSAQK is encoded by the coding sequence GTGCGCAAAGAGCACACGATGATGAAAGCGAATGCAACGGACTTCCGAGTGGATATCAATGGCCTACGAGCGTGGGCAGTGGTATCCGTTGTCCTGTTTCATTTTGGCATTGCAGGCATGTCGGGCGGTTTCATCGGCGTAGATGTGTTCTTCGTCATCTCCGGCTTTCTGATGACCGGAATCATCATCAAAGGCCTGGAACGCAATGATGCGTGCGCCACCCGACCGTTCTCCATCCTCGGGTTCTACCTGTCGCGCGCCCGGCGGATAATGCCGGCCCTGCTGGGCCTCTGCCTGGTACTGACCGTGGCGGGGTGGTTCGTTCTACCGTCGCTGGACTACGAGAAACTGGGCAAGCATGTGCTCAGCGCCCTGACCTTTGTGTCCAACATCGTGTTGTGGCGCGAAGACGGTTACTTCGACAGCGCCTCACGAGACAAGCTGCTGCTGCATACCTGGTCGCTGTCCGTGGAGTGGCAGTTCTACCTGCTCCTGCCGGTGATGATGGCCCTGGTGTGGAAGATCCGCCCGGGGCGGAAAACCCAGCTGATTGCCATCGCCGCCGCTCTGCTGGCGTCGCTTCTACTGTGCGTACTGGTAACGCCGATCAAGCCGGTGCCGGCGTTCTACCTGCTGCCCACCAGGGCTTGGGAAATGCTCGCGGGCGGCGTGGTGTTTCTCCTGGCCCGCGAGCTGCGCCTGGGCAGTCGGCAGCGCCAGCTGCTGGAAGCCAGCGGATTTGCCCTGGTGATCGGCTCCTGCATCCTGTTCGACGAAGGCAGCGCCTGGCCAGGTTGGCGCGCACTGGTCCCGGTGATGGGTGCGATGCTGATCCTGGCCGCTGCTCGGCAGAGCTCGATCTGGACCGCCACCCCCGTCGCCCAATGGCTGGGGAACTGCTCCTATTCGCTGTACCTGTGGCACTGGCCAGTGGTGGTGGCGCTGAACTACCTGCAACTGCAGGAGCAACCCGGTGCGATTGCTATCGGCTTGCTGGCCTCGCTGATTCTGGGGGCCCTGTCCTATCGTCTCGTGGAGCAATCGGCCAGCCGCATACTGAATCGCATGCGGGCCGGGCTCAGCGCTGTCAGCCTGGCCGCTGCCAGTCTGGCGCTGCTGCTGCCTGGTCTGGCCATCGCAATCATGCACGGCATTCCAGGGCGCCTGCCCGGCACTATCGAGCAAGTCTTCAATGCGGCGCAGAACATCAACCCGCGCCGGGACGAATGCCTGCCCAATGAGCGCTCTACCGCCGTTCCGCGCTGCACTTACGGTGGAGCGAAGCTGGGGGCCATCGTGGTCGGAGACAGTCACGCTGCCGCACTGGTTCGCGCGGTAGAACGCTCACTGCCAAGCACAAAGCTGCATATTCTCGACATGACCATGAGTCACTGCCCCACCATCGCCGGTATCAAGTCGGTCGGCGATCCGGCCTACACCTGCGGAGGCTTCGTCAGCCAAGTGGCAAATGACGACGACCCGGCATTGCAAGACTCGCCGGTGATCATCATCAATCGAACATCGAATGCGCTCTTCGGTCCCAACGAACCGGAAAAATTCAGGCAGCTATCGGTCCCGTCCCTGTACCTGACAGAACCCTTCGCTTCGCGCAGCCCCGAGTACCTGGAAACGATGCGCGAAGGCATCATCGCAACTGCCTGTGCGTTAGCCAGGCACCGACAGGTGTATATGCTGCGCCCCATTCCCGAGTTGAAGGTCGATGTACCAAAGATCATGGGCCGGGCACTACTGCGTGGCGAGCAGCTGAGGGTATCGATATCGCTGGAGGAGTATCACCAGCGCAATGCATTCGCCTGGAGGACCCAGGATCTGGCAACTGAACGTTGCGGGGTGAAGATCCTCGACCCCTTACCCTACCTGTGCCGGGATGGGCGCTGCTACGGAGACCGGGATGGTCAGCCCATCTACTCCGATGACGACCACATGAACGAGAGAGGCGGCGATTTGCTGACCCCACTCTTCCGCCAGGTATTCGACCCGGTCGTCTCCGCACAGAAGTAG
- the galU gene encoding UTP--glucose-1-phosphate uridylyltransferase GalU yields the protein MIRKCLFPAAGYGTRFLPATKAMPKEMLPIVNKPLIQYGVEEARDAGLQHMAIVTGRGKRALEDHFDISYELEHQIRGTDKERFLTGTRELIEGCTFSYTRQVAMNGLGHAILCGRPLIGDEPFAVVLADDLCINLDGDGVLTQMIKLYNQFRCSIVAIQEVPADQTHKYGVIAGELIREDLYRVHSMVEKPQPEDAPSNMAIIGRYILTPDIFDLIADTEPGKNGEIQITDALLKQAKSGCVLAYRFKGQRFDCGSAEGYVEATNFCFEQLYLNGK from the coding sequence ATGATCCGCAAATGTCTATTTCCTGCGGCCGGTTACGGTACGCGCTTTTTGCCAGCCACCAAGGCCATGCCCAAAGAAATGCTGCCTATCGTCAACAAGCCATTGATCCAGTACGGCGTCGAGGAAGCCCGCGACGCCGGCCTGCAACACATGGCCATCGTCACCGGTCGCGGCAAGCGTGCTCTGGAAGACCACTTCGATATCAGCTACGAGCTGGAGCATCAGATTCGCGGCACCGACAAGGAACGCTTCCTCACCGGTACTCGCGAACTCATCGAAGGCTGCACTTTTTCCTATACCCGCCAGGTTGCGATGAATGGCCTGGGGCACGCCATTCTCTGCGGGCGTCCGCTGATTGGAGACGAGCCATTTGCCGTCGTGCTGGCGGATGACCTGTGCATCAACCTCGACGGCGATGGTGTACTGACCCAGATGATCAAGCTGTACAACCAGTTCCGTTGCTCCATCGTCGCCATTCAGGAAGTGCCCGCGGACCAGACGCACAAGTACGGCGTAATCGCCGGTGAGCTGATTCGTGAGGACCTCTACCGCGTGCACAGCATGGTGGAGAAGCCCCAGCCTGAAGATGCCCCCTCGAACATGGCGATCATCGGCCGCTACATCCTCACCCCGGATATCTTCGACCTGATCGCCGATACCGAGCCAGGCAAGAACGGCGAAATCCAGATTACCGATGCCCTCCTCAAGCAAGCCAAGAGCGGCTGCGTACTCGCTTACCGGTTCAAAGGTCAGCGCTTCGACTGCGGGAGTGCAGAAGGGTACGTAGAGGCAACCAATTTCTGCTTCGAGCAGCTCTACCTGAACGGTAAATAG
- a CDS encoding polysaccharide pyruvyl transferase family protein produces MFIAPLKYIWRNLGLRTTYLDYRYRSLLKAWRTSRDGTPWPCDKSEPVVLLIPSDPALLLASKGDEAMLTAIISHFQGRWPDVHFIVATESDAADTCACELGIEPLRALDESLSLQQSIDLMKHKNICASVTVGADVLDGSYSPVFSAKLLMLTDMLARRGVDCVITGFSVSKTPYKELKLLLDEFSDRVVFNLRDPLSFARFKQLTSASANLVADVAFLLQPQHGSKAVRATRNWVEKQHALARTVIGLNLHPLLLELEERQNIGQVVQNFSHVIRQLIQENAISVVLLEHDFRGTSADHHCLNLVEQQLGEDLASYVFKPEARLSAAELKGVAEYMDGVVSGRMHLMIASCGAGTPVFGIEYKGKMEGLMKHFGLDTRNLSSAHEIIQNPDAFASKLVQFIHTLSTTRQQMIVKLPEIKRLSSMNFSNLPACNTQ; encoded by the coding sequence ATGTTCATAGCACCGTTGAAATACATCTGGAGAAACCTGGGCCTTCGAACTACCTATCTAGATTACAGATACCGTTCTCTGTTGAAGGCATGGCGCACCAGCCGGGATGGCACTCCCTGGCCGTGCGACAAATCCGAACCGGTGGTTCTGCTGATTCCATCCGATCCCGCACTGCTGCTCGCCTCGAAGGGCGACGAAGCGATGCTGACCGCGATCATCAGCCACTTTCAAGGCCGATGGCCCGATGTGCACTTCATTGTTGCCACTGAAAGCGACGCGGCTGATACCTGCGCTTGTGAGTTGGGTATCGAGCCCTTGCGGGCACTGGATGAGAGCCTGAGCCTGCAGCAGTCCATCGACCTGATGAAACACAAGAACATCTGCGCCAGCGTTACCGTCGGCGCCGACGTGCTGGATGGCAGCTACAGCCCGGTATTTTCCGCGAAGCTACTGATGCTCACCGACATGCTCGCGCGCCGCGGGGTGGACTGCGTGATCACGGGCTTCAGCGTGAGCAAGACCCCCTACAAGGAGCTCAAGCTGCTGCTCGACGAGTTCTCCGACCGGGTGGTGTTCAACCTGCGCGATCCCTTGTCCTTCGCGCGATTCAAGCAGTTGACCAGTGCCTCTGCCAATCTGGTCGCCGACGTGGCCTTTCTCCTGCAGCCGCAGCATGGCAGCAAAGCCGTGCGCGCAACCCGAAACTGGGTTGAAAAACAGCACGCGCTCGCTCGGACGGTAATTGGGCTGAACCTCCACCCCCTGCTGCTGGAGCTGGAAGAACGGCAGAACATCGGTCAGGTCGTGCAGAACTTCTCACATGTGATTCGCCAGCTGATCCAGGAGAACGCCATCAGCGTCGTGCTACTGGAGCACGATTTCCGCGGTACATCCGCAGACCACCATTGCCTGAATCTGGTCGAACAACAGCTCGGGGAGGACCTGGCAAGCTACGTGTTCAAACCTGAAGCGCGCCTGAGCGCCGCCGAGCTGAAAGGCGTCGCCGAATACATGGATGGGGTGGTGAGCGGGCGCATGCACCTGATGATCGCCTCCTGTGGCGCAGGCACACCGGTCTTCGGCATCGAGTACAAGGGCAAGATGGAAGGGCTGATGAAGCATTTCGGCCTGGATACCCGCAACCTGTCCAGCGCTCACGAAATCATCCAGAACCCGGATGCATTCGCCAGCAAGCTCGTGCAGTTCATCCACACCCTCAGCACGACTCGGCAGCAGATGATCGTCAAGCTTCCAGAGATCAAACGCCTGTCCTCGATGAACTTCTCCAACCTTCCGGCCTGCAACACACAGTGA
- a CDS encoding glycosyltransferase, whose protein sequence is MNVAIIHYWWLSNRGGEAVCAALVELFPNADLYIHVCNEEVVRQALPPTFTGKIHNTFISRLPGAKKHYQKYLPFMPLALEQLDLSAYDLILSSESGPAKGVVTRPDAVHICYCHSPMRYVWDMYHEYLGGAGRLIRTLFPLVAHWLRVWDRLSADRVDHFIANSGFVAARIRKFYRRDAEVIFPPVNTDEFSPTAERGDFYLCLGQLVAYKRADLAVEAFNQLGLPLVVVGEGELFERLKSLAKPNIRLMGRQPFAEIKDLLQRCRGLVFPGMEDFGIVPVEAMAAGAPVIAYGKGGALETVIHGKTGILFEQQNVESLIAAVQQLENGAFSFNPAELHAHAATFDKRIFKQRITAFVEAALNGPSAPPARPALNTARPALSDCQA, encoded by the coding sequence ATGAACGTCGCAATCATCCACTACTGGTGGCTCAGCAACCGCGGTGGCGAAGCCGTGTGCGCGGCACTCGTCGAGCTGTTTCCCAACGCCGACCTGTACATCCACGTATGCAACGAAGAAGTCGTGCGCCAGGCGCTGCCGCCGACGTTCACCGGGAAGATCCACAACACTTTCATCTCGCGTCTTCCCGGGGCGAAGAAGCACTATCAGAAATACCTGCCGTTCATGCCGCTGGCGCTGGAGCAACTCGATCTCAGCGCCTACGACCTGATCCTGAGCAGCGAGTCGGGGCCGGCCAAAGGCGTGGTCACCCGCCCGGATGCCGTGCACATCTGCTACTGCCACTCGCCCATGCGCTACGTGTGGGACATGTACCACGAGTACCTGGGCGGTGCCGGACGGCTGATCCGTACACTGTTCCCTCTGGTCGCCCACTGGCTGCGGGTATGGGACCGACTGTCCGCCGATCGCGTCGACCACTTCATCGCCAACTCCGGCTTCGTCGCCGCGCGCATCCGCAAGTTCTACCGCCGCGATGCCGAAGTCATCTTCCCGCCGGTCAACACCGATGAGTTCAGCCCCACTGCCGAGCGCGGCGACTTCTACCTGTGCCTGGGCCAGCTGGTCGCCTACAAGCGAGCGGACCTGGCTGTGGAGGCCTTCAACCAGCTCGGCTTGCCACTGGTGGTAGTGGGTGAAGGCGAGCTGTTCGAGCGCCTGAAAAGCCTGGCCAAACCCAACATCAGGCTGATGGGGCGCCAGCCTTTCGCCGAGATCAAGGACCTGCTGCAACGCTGCCGCGGCCTGGTGTTCCCAGGCATGGAAGACTTCGGCATCGTCCCCGTCGAGGCCATGGCGGCCGGCGCGCCAGTGATCGCCTACGGCAAGGGCGGCGCGCTGGAAACCGTGATTCACGGCAAGACCGGCATCCTCTTCGAGCAGCAGAACGTCGAGTCCCTGATCGCCGCGGTGCAACAGCTGGAAAACGGCGCCTTCTCGTTCAATCCGGCCGAACTGCACGCGCATGCCGCCACCTTCGATAAACGCATCTTCAAACAACGTATCACGGCCTTCGTCGAGGCCGCCCTGAATGGCCCGTCAGCGCCACCTGCTCGCCCTGCGCTAAATACTGCGCGCCCTGCCCTTTCCGATTGCCAGGCTTAA
- a CDS encoding mannose-1-phosphate guanylyltransferase/mannose-6-phosphate isomerase: MLLPIIMAGGTGSRLWPLSRQLNPKQFLPLADSNLSMLQATIKRLDGLNAALPRLICNEQHRFLAAEQLRQLGLDSASILLEPTGRNTAPAIALAALQAYSETQDPILLVLAADHLIADVEAFHASVRSALPLAEQGKLVTFGIVPTHAETGYGYIEKGQPLGGDAFAVNQFVEKPDLATATDYLASGDFLWNSGMFMFRASRYLEELERFQPEILDACRKALAGGQQDLVFTRIDAVAFSACPDDSIDYAVMEKTADAVMVALDAGWSDIGSWSALWDVSAKGERGNVFKGDVLDQGSRNTYVHADSRLVSVVGVEDLVIIETKDAVLVAHKDKVQDVKKIVEQLKRDDRKEHINHREVYRPWGVYDSIDEGHRYQVKHITVKPGAKLSVQMHHHRAEHWIVVSGTAKVTNGDTTFLVTENQSTYIPIGQIHALENPGVIPLELIEVQSGPYLGEDDIVRFEDKYGRVPPAVNAEVTSISVPALAAPVLPS, encoded by the coding sequence ATGCTGCTTCCTATCATCATGGCCGGTGGCACCGGCTCGCGCCTGTGGCCACTGTCACGCCAGCTCAACCCCAAGCAGTTCCTGCCGCTCGCCGACTCGAACCTGTCCATGCTGCAGGCCACCATCAAGCGCCTCGACGGGCTCAACGCCGCCTTGCCGCGGCTGATCTGCAACGAGCAGCATCGCTTTCTCGCGGCCGAGCAACTGCGCCAGCTGGGCCTGGACAGCGCCAGCATCCTGCTCGAACCAACCGGCCGCAATACCGCCCCAGCCATCGCGCTGGCCGCCCTGCAGGCATACAGCGAGACGCAGGACCCGATCCTGCTGGTGCTCGCCGCCGACCACCTGATCGCGGATGTCGAGGCGTTCCACGCCAGTGTGCGCAGCGCCCTGCCCCTGGCCGAACAGGGCAAGCTGGTGACCTTCGGTATCGTGCCGACCCACGCGGAAACCGGCTACGGCTACATCGAGAAAGGCCAGCCGCTGGGCGGCGATGCGTTCGCGGTCAACCAGTTCGTCGAGAAGCCCGACCTGGCCACCGCCACCGACTACCTGGCCAGCGGAGACTTCCTCTGGAACAGCGGCATGTTCATGTTTCGCGCCAGCCGCTACCTGGAGGAGCTGGAACGCTTCCAGCCGGAAATTCTCGACGCCTGCCGCAAGGCGCTGGCGGGCGGGCAACAGGACCTGGTCTTCACCCGCATCGACGCGGTCGCGTTCAGCGCATGCCCGGACGACTCCATCGACTACGCCGTCATGGAGAAAACCGCCGACGCGGTGATGGTGGCACTGGACGCTGGCTGGAGTGATATCGGCTCGTGGTCGGCGTTGTGGGACGTCAGCGCCAAGGGTGAGCGTGGCAACGTATTCAAGGGTGACGTGCTCGACCAGGGCAGCCGCAACACCTACGTGCATGCGGACAGCCGCCTGGTGTCGGTGGTCGGCGTGGAAGACCTGGTCATCATCGAGACCAAGGATGCCGTGCTGGTGGCGCACAAGGACAAGGTGCAGGACGTGAAGAAGATCGTCGAGCAGCTCAAGCGCGACGATCGCAAGGAACACATCAACCATCGCGAGGTGTATCGCCCGTGGGGCGTCTACGACTCGATCGACGAGGGTCATCGTTACCAGGTCAAGCACATCACGGTGAAGCCGGGCGCCAAGCTGTCGGTACAGATGCACCACCACCGTGCCGAGCACTGGATCGTGGTTAGCGGCACGGCGAAAGTCACCAATGGCGACACCACCTTCCTGGTCACGGAAAACCAGTCCACCTACATCCCCATCGGCCAGATTCACGCCTTGGAAAACCCCGGCGTGATTCCTCTGGAACTGATCGAGGTGCAGTCCGGCCCGTACCTGGGCGAAGACGACATCGTGCGCTTCGAAGACAAGTACGGGCGCGTGCCGCCGGCGGTGAATGCCGAAGTCACAAGCATCAGCGTGCCTGCATTGGCAGCCCCTGTATTACCGTCCTAG
- a CDS encoding NAD-dependent epimerase/dehydratase family protein, whose product MNCAVIFGGSGFIGVFFARQLLAQGGYDKIYLFDKEQVADKPFPYRTRLVQEASQIVEIKGDVRQTIAWRPEEKVSLIANFAAVHREPGHEDFEYYETNLLGAENVCAWAENRGCNDLIFTSSISPYGPSEQQKDERTLPVPATAYGGSKLAAEKIHQSWLAADKTNRHLVIVRPGVVFGAGEGGNVSRLIKAVIKRYFFYMGNRDTRKAGTYVKELCVAMCWVLQRQKDQGKNFSLFNMTMNPGPSIQEYVEAVCDVAVIQRKVPAVPYPLLLGVAYTIDLIARPLGIKHPFSPVRIRKLVRSNNILPNYLVESGYAYQYSLASALADWKSSCPEEWR is encoded by the coding sequence ATGAACTGTGCTGTGATTTTTGGAGGCTCGGGGTTTATCGGCGTGTTCTTCGCCAGGCAACTGCTGGCGCAAGGCGGATACGACAAGATCTACCTGTTCGACAAGGAACAGGTGGCCGACAAGCCATTCCCCTATCGCACCCGGCTGGTCCAGGAAGCGTCGCAGATCGTCGAGATCAAAGGCGATGTGCGCCAGACCATCGCCTGGCGCCCCGAGGAGAAGGTCAGCCTGATCGCCAACTTCGCTGCCGTGCACCGCGAGCCGGGGCATGAGGACTTCGAGTACTACGAGACCAACCTGCTGGGCGCGGAAAACGTCTGCGCCTGGGCCGAGAACCGTGGCTGCAACGACCTGATCTTTACCAGCTCGATCTCGCCCTACGGCCCCAGCGAACAGCAGAAGGACGAGCGTACGCTGCCCGTGCCCGCAACCGCTTACGGTGGTTCGAAGCTGGCAGCGGAGAAGATCCACCAGAGCTGGCTGGCCGCAGACAAGACCAACCGCCACCTGGTCATCGTGCGCCCAGGTGTCGTGTTCGGTGCCGGCGAAGGCGGCAACGTATCGCGCCTGATAAAGGCGGTGATAAAGCGCTACTTCTTCTACATGGGCAATCGTGACACCCGCAAGGCCGGCACCTACGTCAAGGAGCTGTGCGTGGCGATGTGCTGGGTTCTGCAGCGGCAGAAGGACCAGGGCAAGAATTTCTCGCTGTTCAACATGACCATGAATCCCGGACCCTCCATTCAGGAATATGTGGAAGCGGTATGCGATGTCGCCGTCATCCAGCGCAAGGTGCCGGCCGTGCCCTACCCATTGCTGCTCGGCGTGGCCTACACCATCGACCTGATCGCTCGCCCCCTGGGCATCAAACACCCCTTCAGTCCAGTGCGCATCCGCAAGCTGGTGCGTTCCAACAACATCCTGCCCAACTACCTGGTGGAAAGCGGGTACGCCTACCAGTACAGCCTCGCCTCTGCTCTCGCCGACTGGAAGAGCAGCTGCCCGGAGGAGTGGCGTTGA